The following proteins come from a genomic window of Edaphobacter sp. 4G125:
- the ppc gene encoding phosphoenolpyruvate carboxylase translates to MPSLWTPSNWPQRLSEILATTGELKEAPLRRDVRSLGMLLGEVLKEQSGEELYNAVEELRRTAIARREADGSGENAAASSNLQQALERVHSHANDLTRAYQLARAFSFYFELINLAETNHRKRRRQSSQLNDAAPLRGDLRGTLRRLREAGFDAKHALEMLERIAITPVFTAHPTEVARRSVMFKRRRISDLLERLDRIAVPEAELEALEREVTGEITALWQTDDVRSARPMVRDEIRMALDYYEASLFDTLPVLYTEVAAAIEAEYPEKKAAITELPQLVHFGSWIGGDRDGNPFVTAETTREALTMAQGLLVNHYRRRLQNVFEQLGSSTQQVPISPELQTLLNQYLTQLRTAGQTALEERFHFEYLRLLIACIMMRLGATPQSSVPLPPNPALAPYTKAADLLADLTVLRNSLMQHRGKRLAAMLIDPLLIEVRTYGLHLQTLDIRQHARVHAAAVAEIAGRVEAGTDSSGLRLPAALSPQTAEVLETFRAIAELKQKFPPEAIRQYVISGATCAEDVLNVLWLARLGGVKVEADNEGLNGDPGLQPVPLFESIEDLENAPGIMRRLWSCEAFQPLLKSWGHRQEIMLGYSDSNKDGGMITSTWQIWKAHRELHRVAAECGVTLRLFHGRGGTVGRGGGPTHRAIFAQPVDSFSGELRLTEQGEVLNWKYSDVVLAERNLELMIAASLDALARPDAVLQKGASTPHLTGEITPEWEAAMERLSETSYMFYRRHIIDNPETFTYFEQATPVAELENARIGSRPTKRTGKRTMADLRAIPWVFGWMQSRQLVPAWFGVGYALDSFVKENPNGLEQLQSMTRNFPLFVDIIRNVEMALAKSDFGIAKLYASLVEDQGLRERVYTMLKAEFELTQKMLLAVTGQQRLLETNPVLERSIRLRNPYVDPMSLIQVELIRRKRAAIAKGDAESAELNRAISATINGISAGLRNTG, encoded by the coding sequence ATGCCGTCGCTCTGGACTCCTTCCAACTGGCCGCAACGCCTCTCTGAAATTCTGGCTACAACCGGTGAGCTAAAAGAAGCTCCCCTGCGTCGAGATGTCCGTTCCCTGGGCATGCTGCTGGGCGAGGTCCTGAAGGAGCAGTCGGGCGAAGAGCTCTACAACGCGGTCGAAGAGCTTCGCCGCACCGCCATTGCGCGGCGCGAGGCCGATGGATCTGGAGAGAATGCCGCGGCCAGCTCTAATTTGCAGCAGGCCCTGGAGCGCGTTCACAGCCACGCCAACGACCTTACGCGCGCTTACCAGCTAGCCCGCGCCTTTAGCTTCTACTTCGAACTCATCAACCTTGCGGAGACGAATCATCGCAAGCGTAGACGGCAGTCGAGTCAGCTGAACGATGCTGCTCCGTTGCGTGGCGACCTGCGCGGAACTCTGCGCAGGCTACGTGAAGCGGGTTTCGATGCGAAACACGCTCTGGAGATGCTGGAGCGCATTGCGATTACTCCGGTCTTTACCGCGCATCCCACCGAGGTGGCTCGGCGCTCGGTGATGTTCAAGCGCAGACGGATCTCAGACCTGCTGGAGCGGTTGGACCGCATCGCTGTTCCTGAGGCGGAGCTGGAGGCGCTGGAGCGCGAGGTGACCGGCGAGATCACAGCATTATGGCAGACCGATGATGTGCGCAGTGCTCGGCCGATGGTGCGCGACGAGATTCGCATGGCGCTCGATTACTACGAGGCCTCACTCTTCGATACGTTGCCTGTGCTCTATACCGAGGTCGCGGCAGCAATCGAGGCGGAATACCCAGAGAAGAAGGCGGCGATTACCGAGCTGCCGCAACTGGTCCACTTCGGCTCATGGATTGGTGGCGATCGTGATGGCAACCCTTTTGTAACGGCGGAGACAACGCGCGAAGCGTTGACCATGGCGCAGGGGTTACTGGTCAACCATTACCGTCGTCGCCTGCAGAACGTTTTTGAGCAACTGGGCAGCTCCACCCAACAGGTGCCAATCTCTCCGGAGCTGCAGACGCTGCTGAACCAATACCTTACGCAGCTTCGCACCGCAGGCCAGACGGCTCTTGAGGAGCGTTTCCACTTCGAATATCTGCGGCTGTTGATCGCCTGCATCATGATGCGGCTGGGTGCGACTCCGCAGAGTTCGGTACCGCTGCCCCCCAATCCTGCACTGGCTCCTTATACGAAGGCTGCCGATCTTTTGGCGGACCTTACAGTACTGCGCAACAGCCTGATGCAGCATCGCGGCAAGCGGCTGGCCGCGATGCTGATCGATCCGTTGCTGATTGAGGTTCGCACCTATGGTCTGCACCTGCAGACGCTGGATATTCGTCAGCATGCACGGGTACACGCGGCGGCCGTCGCAGAGATTGCGGGACGTGTGGAGGCGGGCACTGATTCTTCTGGATTGCGGCTACCAGCGGCCCTTTCACCCCAGACCGCAGAAGTGCTGGAAACCTTCCGCGCCATCGCGGAGCTGAAGCAGAAGTTTCCGCCGGAGGCGATTCGCCAGTATGTGATCAGCGGAGCAACGTGCGCAGAAGATGTGCTAAACGTGCTGTGGCTGGCCAGACTGGGCGGAGTTAAGGTTGAGGCCGACAATGAGGGACTGAACGGAGATCCGGGATTGCAGCCGGTTCCGCTGTTCGAGTCCATCGAAGACCTGGAGAATGCGCCGGGCATCATGCGCAGGTTATGGTCCTGTGAGGCCTTTCAGCCGTTGCTGAAGTCGTGGGGACATCGGCAGGAGATCATGCTGGGTTACTCGGATTCCAACAAAGACGGCGGCATGATCACCAGCACCTGGCAGATATGGAAGGCACATCGCGAGTTGCATCGCGTCGCGGCAGAGTGTGGTGTGACGCTACGCCTCTTCCATGGTCGTGGAGGAACGGTCGGTCGCGGTGGCGGTCCGACGCATCGCGCCATCTTTGCGCAGCCGGTGGACAGTTTCTCAGGAGAACTGCGGTTGACGGAGCAAGGTGAGGTACTGAACTGGAAGTACTCCGACGTGGTGCTGGCCGAACGCAACCTGGAGCTGATGATTGCGGCTTCGCTCGACGCTCTCGCTCGGCCCGATGCGGTCTTGCAGAAGGGGGCGTCGACTCCGCACCTGACCGGAGAGATTACGCCGGAGTGGGAGGCCGCGATGGAGCGGCTGTCCGAGACCTCGTACATGTTCTACCGGCGCCACATCATCGACAATCCCGAGACCTTCACCTACTTCGAGCAGGCAACTCCGGTGGCAGAGTTGGAGAATGCGCGCATCGGCTCGCGACCCACCAAACGTACGGGCAAGCGGACGATGGCGGATCTGCGCGCGATTCCGTGGGTCTTCGGCTGGATGCAATCGCGCCAACTGGTCCCTGCATGGTTTGGTGTTGGCTACGCGCTGGATTCATTCGTGAAAGAGAATCCGAACGGCCTGGAGCAGTTGCAATCGATGACGCGGAACTTCCCACTGTTTGTCGACATCATTCGCAATGTGGAAATGGCTCTGGCGAAGTCAGACTTCGGCATCGCGAAGCTCTATGCCTCGCTGGTCGAGGACCAAGGATTGCGTGAGCGCGTCTACACGATGCTTAAAGCGGAGTTCGAGCTGACTCAAAAGATGCTGCTCGCCGTGACGGGACAACAGCGGCTGCTTGAGACGAATCCTGTGCTCGAGCGCTCGATCCGGCTGCGAAATCCTTACGTCGATCCGATGAGCCTCATTCAAGTGGAACTGATCCGCCGGAAGCGCGCTGCTATCGCAAAAGGAGATGCCGAGTCAGCTGAGCTGAACCGGGCGATCTCGGCGACGATCAACGGTATCAGCGCTGGGCTGCGGAATACGGGCTGA
- the coaE gene encoding dephospho-CoA kinase (Dephospho-CoA kinase (CoaE) performs the final step in coenzyme A biosynthesis.) has protein sequence MLRVGLTGGLGSGKSTAARLFAQYGAYILEADAIGREMMQPDEAVYAAIVEHFGPAVLREDRQLDRAALARIAFTEGRVEELNAIVHPAVIARQAELAQEIFASDPRAIVVVESALIFETRHTEVKDGESAPWRSRFDCIILVAAAEEVKIERYLQRMAAGAPLTPERRAELTADARSRLSQQIPDARKAELCDFVLVNDGSIAELEEQVDELWPVLQFASVNT, from the coding sequence ATGTTGCGCGTTGGCCTCACCGGCGGGCTTGGCAGCGGAAAATCCACCGCAGCACGTCTCTTTGCGCAATATGGAGCCTACATTCTTGAGGCCGACGCCATCGGCCGCGAGATGATGCAGCCCGACGAAGCCGTTTACGCAGCCATCGTGGAGCACTTCGGCCCTGCGGTGCTGCGTGAAGACCGGCAGCTTGATCGAGCCGCCCTGGCTCGCATCGCCTTTACAGAAGGCCGTGTCGAGGAGCTGAACGCTATTGTCCATCCGGCAGTGATCGCCCGTCAGGCAGAGCTTGCCCAGGAGATCTTCGCCAGCGATCCCAGGGCCATCGTCGTTGTTGAGTCCGCACTCATCTTTGAGACTCGCCATACAGAGGTGAAAGACGGAGAATCCGCGCCCTGGCGCAGCCGCTTCGATTGCATCATCCTTGTGGCAGCCGCGGAAGAGGTCAAGATCGAGCGTTACCTGCAACGCATGGCCGCAGGGGCTCCGCTCACTCCAGAACGTCGCGCCGAACTCACTGCCGACGCCCGCAGCCGTCTTAGCCAGCAGATTCCCGACGCTCGCAAGGCAGAGCTCTGCGACTTTGTGCTCGTGAACGATGGCTCAATCGCCGAGCTGGAAGAACAAGTCGATGAGCTATGGCCTGTGCTCCAGTTTGCGTCGGTCAATACCTAA
- a CDS encoding bifunctional 5,10-methylenetetrahydrofolate dehydrogenase/5,10-methenyltetrahydrofolate cyclohydrolase — MANLPQVLDGVAIAAEIKAEVAHEVTDLTSRGVRPGLAVILVGEVPASQIYVRSKVKTCGELGIYSEMLTPPESITTEEMLELVAKLNARDDIDGILIQLPLPKHVDTKRLLEAVSPDKDVDGFHPVNAGRLQSGQPGLAPCTPAGIIEILRRTGLPIAGQNAVVVGRSDIVGKPAALMLLNESATVTVCHSKTRDLPAVTRNADILVAAIGRPGYVTPEMVKPGATLIDVGINRLTDAADVERFFPNDAERTATFAKRGSVIVGDIDPAAFAISGAYTPVPGGVGALTIAMLMHNTVKAAKLRRGIPTESR, encoded by the coding sequence ATGGCAAATCTTCCTCAAGTACTGGATGGAGTGGCAATCGCCGCCGAGATTAAGGCCGAGGTGGCCCACGAGGTCACTGACCTTACCTCACGTGGAGTGCGTCCCGGTCTCGCAGTTATTCTCGTCGGCGAGGTTCCTGCCTCACAGATCTATGTTCGCAGCAAGGTAAAGACCTGCGGCGAATTGGGCATCTACAGCGAGATGCTGACCCCGCCGGAGAGCATCACCACTGAAGAGATGCTGGAGCTGGTTGCGAAGCTTAACGCCCGCGACGATATCGACGGCATCCTCATCCAGCTTCCTCTGCCGAAGCACGTCGACACCAAGCGACTGCTTGAAGCGGTCTCGCCCGATAAAGACGTCGATGGCTTCCATCCTGTGAATGCAGGTCGCCTGCAGAGCGGTCAGCCGGGACTTGCTCCGTGCACACCGGCAGGCATTATCGAAATCCTTCGCCGCACAGGGCTCCCCATCGCAGGCCAGAATGCCGTTGTTGTCGGGCGTTCGGACATTGTGGGCAAACCTGCCGCGCTGATGCTGCTGAATGAATCGGCGACGGTGACGGTCTGCCATAGCAAAACACGCGATCTTCCCGCGGTCACCCGCAATGCCGACATCCTGGTCGCCGCCATCGGACGACCCGGCTATGTCACCCCTGAGATGGTTAAACCCGGAGCCACGTTGATCGACGTGGGAATCAATCGCCTGACCGATGCAGCAGATGTTGAGAGGTTTTTTCCCAACGATGCCGAGCGCACCGCTACTTTCGCCAAGCGCGGTTCCGTAATCGTCGGCGATATCGACCCCGCAGCGTTTGCAATCTCGGGAGCATACACGCCCGTTCCAGGAGGCGTCGGAGCCCTGACCATTGCGATGCTCATGCACAACACTGTCAAAGCAGCCAAACTTCGCCGCGGCATCCCCACGGAGTCGCGCTAA
- a CDS encoding TonB-dependent receptor, which produces MRITHQILRAPVFSLILFLLTLPAAHAQISSAAVNGTVRDQAGAAIPNAAIILRNTATSVERTTTANQGGNYSFPSVTPGRYTLTVSAPSFQTEQVSAFDVAVDQVIAMNSTLRPGDVKVAVTVEAEGVQIESSTSQLGTVMEQKKVQDLPLNGRNFTQLLTLTPGATPVTVGQASSSTTAITAGSAYSFPSINGQPNRSTLYLVDGMNDNNAWFNSYAVSPVIDAIQEFKVNSHNDAQYGQVTGGVVNVATKSGTNAYHGSAWDYIRNNAFDAQPYFSALSNYHLNQFGGTFGGPLSIPRLYDGHNKTFVFLSYEGTRYSKGNGIYFLQPTAAQLGESTWGGPQNLAFGDFSTGTTGVQGCSDKTATSTAKCQLYNPTIANTASNRPAFVGNQIPVSKMDPRSVAVIHKIFSAPVTIPNFAPTQYNGVITTPTRQTSHNYSARLDQHIGDRDFIFFRYSGIKLTTTSPANLPHLISLNAIPSEQYGVSWLHVLNAKTSIQVQYGRTHVGQQGSTLYDFGNSDLLGTFGIDPSFSSYVGSVSLFPSLNVSGYFNAGESNSPAKNLSSIHEWKGQVIHTLGRHQITWGGGWDQVNFEQYQRNGSVTFNGASTGNFAGNPGSTVASGQSTQSGNGLASFLLNYPSNFNFRNVLITERPGGIASAFVQDSFKVTPTLTMNIGVRYDRGVIPQYGTDATIGQQGSPETGTFDFNTGQYIVQKLPPLCSVRGHAPCLPGTGALPPNVVVSSNGKLYKGTKTNVGPRFGLAYSVNSKLALRAGFGINYDNWSAIVQFPQNPQGSWPDIGTRALDNTNTPGTNYTSAQNPFGSSSGSQPAPTPFDATNVNYFVDPNIKNPYSEQWNLGIQQQLDNSTVFSLNYVGSQGHRTDIGGYTNIGQPGPGTSFAARRAAGTAGQPFPYTVPNRWDTSNGNSSYNGLQASLLRQFRNGFGYTVAYTWSKSMDSGQSGWFGVEGSQLQNRYDLRGSRSVSAYDIPHMLAVGLNGDLPFGKGRRYYTGNRFADFVLGGWQLNMIFTARSGQPYSVTAAGDIANVGNGSTYERANLVGDPGLENASAAKWFNTAAFAIPASGTYGNSSRNMLRSQQLWNLDTSVFRNFPLYREMQLNLRVESFNVANHPTLSTPNATITTPSSFGTVTSVVGNQRLMQFAAKINF; this is translated from the coding sequence ATGCGAATCACCCACCAAATTTTGAGAGCGCCAGTATTCAGCCTGATCCTTTTTCTCCTTACCCTCCCCGCGGCCCATGCGCAGATCTCCTCGGCGGCCGTCAACGGCACCGTCCGTGATCAGGCAGGAGCGGCCATTCCGAACGCCGCCATCATCCTGCGCAATACCGCCACCTCCGTCGAGAGGACCACTACCGCCAATCAGGGCGGCAACTACTCCTTCCCCAGCGTCACCCCCGGCCGCTACACCCTGACGGTCTCTGCCCCATCCTTCCAGACTGAGCAGGTCAGCGCCTTCGACGTTGCCGTCGATCAGGTCATCGCCATGAACTCAACCCTCAGGCCTGGTGACGTCAAGGTCGCCGTAACGGTGGAGGCCGAAGGCGTTCAGATCGAAAGCTCCACCTCGCAGCTCGGCACTGTCATGGAACAGAAGAAGGTTCAGGATCTTCCCCTGAATGGCCGCAACTTTACTCAGCTGCTTACTCTTACCCCAGGTGCCACCCCCGTAACCGTTGGTCAGGCCAGCAGCAGTACAACTGCCATTACGGCAGGCTCCGCCTATTCGTTTCCGTCCATCAATGGCCAGCCCAATCGGTCGACCCTCTATCTCGTCGATGGCATGAACGACAATAACGCCTGGTTTAACTCCTACGCTGTCTCTCCCGTGATCGATGCCATCCAGGAGTTCAAGGTCAACTCCCACAACGACGCGCAGTACGGCCAGGTCACCGGCGGCGTCGTCAATGTCGCCACCAAATCCGGTACCAACGCCTACCACGGCTCTGCATGGGACTACATCCGCAACAACGCCTTCGATGCCCAGCCCTACTTCTCCGCGCTCTCGAACTATCACCTCAATCAGTTCGGCGGAACCTTCGGCGGCCCGCTCAGCATCCCCCGGCTCTACGACGGACACAACAAGACCTTCGTCTTCCTCTCCTATGAAGGAACGCGCTATAGCAAAGGCAACGGCATCTATTTCCTGCAACCCACCGCGGCACAGCTTGGCGAAAGCACCTGGGGTGGTCCGCAGAATCTCGCGTTCGGCGACTTCAGCACGGGCACGACTGGTGTCCAGGGTTGCTCCGACAAAACCGCAACCAGCACCGCGAAATGCCAGCTCTACAATCCGACCATCGCCAACACCGCCTCGAACCGTCCTGCCTTCGTCGGCAACCAGATTCCTGTCTCCAAAATGGACCCCCGTTCCGTCGCCGTCATTCATAAGATCTTTTCGGCCCCCGTCACCATCCCCAACTTTGCGCCCACACAGTACAACGGCGTCATCACCACGCCAACGCGACAGACCAGCCACAACTACAGCGCACGCCTCGACCAGCACATCGGCGACAGGGACTTTATCTTCTTCCGCTACAGTGGCATTAAGCTCACGACCACCTCGCCGGCAAATCTTCCTCATCTGATCAGCCTGAACGCCATCCCTTCCGAGCAATATGGAGTCAGTTGGCTTCATGTTCTCAATGCAAAGACCAGCATCCAGGTCCAATATGGAAGGACCCACGTTGGTCAGCAGGGCTCAACCCTCTATGACTTTGGCAACTCTGACCTGCTGGGAACATTCGGAATCGACCCATCCTTCTCCAGCTATGTCGGCAGCGTTTCTCTTTTCCCTTCGCTCAATGTCAGCGGCTACTTCAATGCCGGCGAAAGCAACAGCCCCGCCAAGAATCTCTCCAGCATTCATGAGTGGAAAGGACAGGTCATCCATACCCTCGGTCGTCACCAGATCACCTGGGGTGGAGGCTGGGACCAGGTCAACTTCGAACAGTATCAGCGCAATGGCTCCGTCACCTTCAACGGCGCCAGCACAGGAAACTTCGCCGGCAACCCCGGATCGACCGTTGCCTCCGGCCAGTCCACGCAGTCCGGCAACGGTCTCGCCAGCTTTCTGCTGAACTACCCCTCAAACTTCAACTTCCGTAACGTGCTCATCACCGAGCGGCCCGGCGGCATCGCCTCGGCCTTCGTTCAGGATTCCTTCAAGGTCACTCCTACTCTCACAATGAACATCGGCGTTCGTTATGACCGCGGCGTGATCCCGCAATATGGCACCGACGCGACGATAGGCCAGCAGGGTTCTCCCGAAACCGGCACCTTCGACTTCAACACCGGACAATACATCGTCCAGAAGCTGCCGCCGCTTTGCTCCGTGCGCGGACATGCCCCCTGCCTTCCCGGTACAGGAGCGTTGCCTCCCAACGTTGTCGTTTCATCCAACGGCAAACTCTACAAAGGTACGAAAACCAACGTTGGCCCACGCTTCGGTCTCGCCTACAGCGTCAATTCCAAACTCGCCCTCCGCGCCGGCTTCGGCATCAACTATGACAACTGGTCCGCTATCGTCCAGTTCCCGCAGAACCCTCAGGGCTCATGGCCCGACATTGGCACACGCGCCCTCGACAACACCAACACCCCTGGAACCAACTACACCTCCGCGCAAAATCCCTTCGGTTCCAGTTCCGGAAGCCAGCCTGCTCCAACCCCCTTCGACGCGACCAACGTCAACTACTTTGTCGATCCCAATATCAAGAACCCCTACTCCGAGCAGTGGAACCTCGGCATCCAGCAACAGCTCGACAATTCCACCGTCTTCTCGCTTAACTACGTCGGTTCGCAAGGTCACCGCACTGACATCGGTGGCTACACCAACATCGGCCAGCCCGGCCCCGGCACATCCTTCGCCGCCCGCCGCGCAGCAGGAACCGCAGGACAGCCCTTCCCCTATACCGTCCCGAACCGCTGGGACACCTCCAACGGCAACTCCAGCTACAACGGACTTCAGGCGTCTCTTCTGCGCCAGTTCCGCAACGGCTTCGGCTATACCGTCGCCTACACCTGGAGCAAGTCCATGGACTCCGGCCAGTCGGGCTGGTTCGGCGTTGAAGGCAGCCAACTGCAAAACCGCTATGACCTGCGCGGAAGCCGCAGCGTCTCCGCCTATGACATTCCCCACATGCTCGCCGTCGGGCTCAACGGCGATCTCCCCTTCGGCAAAGGCCGCCGTTACTACACCGGCAATCGCTTCGCGGATTTCGTCCTCGGCGGCTGGCAGCTCAACATGATCTTCACCGCGCGCTCCGGTCAGCCCTATAGCGTCACGGCGGCGGGCGACATCGCCAACGTCGGCAACGGCAGCACCTATGAGCGAGCAAACCTGGTCGGCGATCCCGGCCTCGAAAACGCCTCGGCGGCCAAATGGTTCAACACGGCAGCCTTTGCCATTCCCGCCTCGGGAACCTATGGCAACTCCAGCCGCAACATGCTCCGCTCACAACAGCTCTGGAACCTCGACACTTCGGTCTTCCGCAACTTCCCGCTCTATCGCGAGATGCAGCTCAACCTCCGCGTCGAATCCTTCAATGTCGCCAACCACCCCACGCTGTCGACTCCCAACGCAACCATCACCACACCCTCATCCTTCGGAACCGTCACCAGCGTCGTCGGCAACCAGCGCCTTATGCAGTTCGCCGCCAAGATCAACTTCTAG
- a CDS encoding DUF2306 domain-containing protein — MSRVPASESHQSTWARPVLYILCLIAAAAALRRIVALLLVGASSLTGQYANLDRVFAEHKGLTLAHIVPALVFVVLLPLWFSARVRSSEPLHRRITGALFVLGFIVGLTAIPMVAHPVGGVTELSAIIVFDGIFLFSFVRALMLFRKHEPRYREWMMRAIAVLLGIATTRPVMGVFFATARLTHLEPRQFFGIAFWIGFAVTYLAGEWYLQRHPVELNTAA; from the coding sequence ATGTCGAGAGTTCCAGCAAGCGAATCCCATCAGTCCACCTGGGCGCGGCCTGTCCTCTATATCCTGTGCCTCATCGCAGCCGCGGCTGCCTTGCGCCGGATCGTCGCCCTACTTCTCGTTGGAGCGTCCTCGCTTACGGGTCAGTACGCCAATCTGGACCGTGTCTTTGCAGAACACAAAGGCCTGACGCTGGCGCACATCGTTCCTGCGCTCGTCTTCGTGGTCCTGCTGCCGCTCTGGTTCTCCGCACGCGTGCGTTCCAGCGAACCGTTGCATCGCCGCATCACCGGGGCGCTCTTCGTCCTCGGCTTTATCGTAGGATTGACTGCCATCCCGATGGTGGCTCATCCCGTCGGAGGCGTTACGGAGCTCTCCGCCATCATCGTCTTCGACGGAATCTTTCTCTTCTCCTTCGTCCGAGCACTGATGCTCTTCCGCAAGCATGAGCCTCGCTATCGCGAATGGATGATGCGAGCCATCGCCGTCCTGCTGGGAATAGCAACGACGCGGCCCGTCATGGGAGTCTTCTTCGCGACCGCACGACTCACACACCTCGAGCCGCGACAGTTCTTCGGCATCGCCTTCTGGATCGGCTTCGCCGTAACGTATCTCGCAGGCGAGTGGTATCTGCAGCGGCATCCCGTAGAACTCAACACAGCCGCCTGA
- a CDS encoding MFS transporter codes for MPDGESRRPTAGDAFRSHNFRLYQSARLMAVIGAEAQSVAVAWQVYEITHSALDLGLTGLALFLPGLLLMLAAGHAADRFDRRRIILLCYGLQAICTAVLLWLSFSTWALANGRVWPIYIVLIGIGIGRAFSGPASSALLPSLVPKDHFVNAVTWGATVYQIANMSGPALGGLLYTLPLSSRLAHWRGAPSVYLLTLLMLCCYLLLVGMIRPEPVERKASGFSARTVLAGLEYVWRTKLLLGSISLDLFAVMLGGAVALLPIFATDILHTGPRGLGLLRAMPSVGALIVSLTLVARPIKRRAGANMLLCVAIFGAATIVFGLSRNLWLSLVALFITGAADMVSVVVRSSILQLATPPEMRGRVSAVNWLFVGASNEFGEFESGLTAHWWGAVPAVIVGGIGSLLVTLAATVLFPRLRRADALTTESLMEVERELSAAEPLH; via the coding sequence ATGCCTGATGGTGAGAGTCGAAGACCCACTGCGGGGGATGCCTTTCGTTCGCATAATTTTCGCTTGTATCAAAGCGCCCGCCTGATGGCCGTCATCGGAGCCGAGGCACAATCGGTCGCCGTCGCCTGGCAGGTCTACGAAATCACCCACTCCGCGCTTGACCTCGGACTCACCGGTCTCGCACTCTTCCTTCCCGGCCTGCTTCTTATGTTGGCCGCTGGACACGCCGCCGACCGCTTCGACCGCCGCAGAATCATCCTGCTCTGCTATGGCCTTCAGGCCATCTGCACCGCCGTTCTGCTCTGGCTTTCGTTCAGCACCTGGGCACTCGCCAACGGACGCGTCTGGCCCATCTACATTGTTCTGATCGGAATTGGCATCGGTCGCGCTTTCAGCGGACCTGCCTCCAGTGCCTTGCTCCCTTCGCTCGTCCCCAAGGATCACTTCGTGAATGCGGTCACCTGGGGAGCCACCGTTTATCAGATTGCTAATATGTCTGGCCCCGCTCTCGGTGGATTGCTCTACACCCTCCCTCTCTCGAGTCGTTTGGCACACTGGCGAGGAGCTCCCTCTGTCTATCTCCTCACCCTTCTCATGCTCTGTTGCTATCTCCTCCTCGTGGGTATGATCCGGCCCGAGCCAGTCGAAAGAAAGGCCTCCGGATTTAGTGCGCGTACCGTGCTCGCCGGACTCGAATATGTCTGGCGCACCAAGCTCCTGCTCGGCTCTATCTCGCTCGACCTCTTCGCTGTCATGCTCGGCGGAGCCGTAGCTCTGCTCCCCATCTTCGCCACCGACATCCTCCACACCGGTCCTCGTGGACTCGGCCTGCTTCGCGCCATGCCCTCTGTCGGAGCTCTCATCGTCTCGCTCACCCTCGTCGCTCGCCCTATCAAACGTCGCGCCGGGGCCAACATGCTCCTCTGCGTTGCTATCTTCGGAGCCGCCACCATCGTCTTCGGCCTCTCCCGCAATCTATGGCTCTCCCTCGTCGCACTCTTCATCACCGGAGCCGCCGATATGGTCTCCGTCGTTGTGCGCTCCAGCATCCTCCAGCTCGCCACCCCGCCCGAGATGCGAGGCCGTGTTTCCGCCGTGAACTGGCTCTTCGTCGGAGCCTCCAATGAGTTCGGCGAATTCGAAAGCGGCCTCACCGCCCACTGGTGGGGAGCCGTTCCTGCCGTCATCGTTGGCGGCATCGGCTCACTCCTCGTCACCCTCGCTGCGACTGTCCTCTTCCCCAGACTTCGCCGCGCCGACGCCCTCACGACCGAATCCCTCATGGAAGTCGAACGCGAACTCAGCGCCGCTGAACCTCTCCACTAA